One segment of Vicugna pacos unplaced genomic scaffold, VicPac4 scaffold_20, whole genome shotgun sequence DNA contains the following:
- the LOC140693671 gene encoding uncharacterized protein, with the protein MAYQHDAGDVPAPFTATAADRRRWSGRRLRGLSPRGGRPPWRPWKTWRKPSSPTSLSSSRCRGLSPLSRHRSRRRIAPLSRNSRLRRYRHRCRPSPLSWHRSLNRHRRPPSPLSRHWSRRRFSPLGRYRRRYRLSPLSRHRSRRLGRLSPVSRHRRLGRLSPVSRQRSRRRLGPLSRNSRLSRHLSLYRHRRQPSPLSRHWSRRRFSPLGRYRRRYRLSPLSRHRSRRLGRLSPVSRHRRLGRLSPVSRQRSRRRLGPLSRNSRLSRHLSLYRHRRQPSPLSRHWSRRRFSPFSRHRSRRRFSSFGRYRRRCRLSRNSRLSRYRSRRRLGPLSRHHRCLSPLSRYRHCCRLGPLSRNSRLSPFSRHRSLNRHRRPPSCGSGAAAQTEG; encoded by the exons CtccgttcactgccaccgctgctgaccggagACGCTGGTCGGGCCGGCGACTCCGGGGGCtgtccccgcgtggcgggaggccgccatggcgaccctggaaaacCTGGCGAAAGCCTTCGAGTCCCACAAGTCTTTCCAGCAGTCGCTGCCGaggcctcagccccctcagccggcaccgcagccgccgccgcatcGCCCCCCTCAGCCGAAACAGCCGCCTCAGACGGTACCGCCACCGATGccgccccagccccctcagctggcaccgcagcctcaaccgtcaccgccgcccgcccagccccctcagccggcactggagccgccgccgcttcagccccttaggccggtaccgccgccgataccgcctcagccccctcagccggcaccgcagccgccgcctcgGCCGCCTCAGTCCcgtcagccggcaccgccgcctcgGCCGCCTCAGCCCCGTCAGCCGGCaacgcagccgccgccgcctcggccccctcagccggaacagccgcctcagccgtcacctcagcctctaccgccaccgccgccagcccagccccctcagccgacactggagccgccgccgcttcagccccttaggccggtaccgccgccgataccgcctcagccccctcagccggcaccgcagccgccgcctcgGCCGCCTCAGTCCcgtcagccggcaccgccgcctcgGCCGCCTCAGCCCCGTCAGCCGGCaacgcagccgccgccgcctcggccccctcagccggaacagccgcctcagccgtcacctcagcctctaccgccaccgccgccagcccagccccctcagccgacactggagccgccgccgcttcagccccttcagccggcaccgcagccgccgccgcttcagctccttcggccggtaccgccgccgatgccgcctcagccggaacagccgcctcagccggtaccgcagccgccgccgcctcggccccctcagccggcaccaccgctgcctcagccccctcagccggtaccgccactgctgccgcctcggccccctcagccggaacagccgcctcagccccttcagccggcaccgcagcctcaaccgccaccgccgcccgcccagctgtgggtcaggagccgctgcacagacg gaaggttaa